From Amycolatopsis sp. YIM 10, the proteins below share one genomic window:
- a CDS encoding nitrate- and nitrite sensing domain-containing protein, giving the protein MVVFLLPTIAALFLGGLRVYEGFEDIGVYDRAEQRIALSQKVAATVDELQSERETMSAWIVSGRPQGRGELDDQIARSDRAATTLRDAPEVEGIDDPVTTALFGQATARLDGLGQLRVSANDASFAALAALESYAGVIDALLAVSDEFGADVTDKGLQDRHDALAALSHAKEFSAQQNAFLRNAAIRGSFEPAELSSINSAEANLVSQIDAFNNVATSQARQDYANTITGELVSRRFQYQQLALLRAEAKINVAIDPGAVAQSSAATLNLISQVENRLLGEAGSYTGDLAGSEQRTLIFVSAGILAGLLVALTLMFVVARSMLVPLRSLRTNALEVAERHLPEAVERIMSESDPKAAAERAIDPVPVHTTEEIGQVARAFDVVNAQAVRLAAEQAMLRENVNGIFVNLSRRSQRLVERQLGVIDRLEADEQDPDHLASLFELDHLATRLRRNGESLLVLSGAGLAKSVPRPVPAADVIGAAVSEIEQYSRVEVGVIPDVAVQGLTIHDLVHVLAELLDNAAYFSEPETKVTVRAVMTRRRALAIQVTDKGVGMSEDQINEANRRLADPPDLDVSVTRRMGLYVVARLAQRHGIEVQLRENEDIDGGIIARVVVPPQLLTSMPVTERPRSESSMPQMAPIGNPQPPSELGVDSLTSPMTLTPLNQQAPPEAPAEISRPQAPVPSADSGPGTGGLVALDQPISLDDLVHGSSSAAGPFLSDAPEPPAKDPVDDQGFPVAEFDENAFPTVTTPTPPPSSNGSNGSAPAGANGHGDEPFPLALPTREPTFVPPVGRPEPDESAESGRSALEDDVPTRRLPIYQSVLSRWFSEAEETEPEETGWPAETPEGTAAAPEGREGAGVTDGGWQSASDEGWQAAQSLLEDKAEGVTEAGLPKRVPNAYLVPGSVTGESTDQSAFTDNSSPQPEAAPSMTRSASVARSRMVSFQRGYQSGRHAVQENPEAGTAVPETFANAVEDGVAGRPTEPSAKE; this is encoded by the coding sequence GTGGTGGTGTTCCTGCTCCCCACCATCGCCGCGCTCTTCCTCGGTGGGCTGCGCGTCTACGAGGGCTTCGAGGACATCGGCGTCTACGACCGCGCCGAGCAGCGGATCGCGCTCAGCCAGAAGGTCGCCGCCACGGTCGACGAACTGCAGTCCGAGCGCGAGACCATGTCCGCCTGGATCGTCTCCGGACGGCCGCAGGGCCGCGGTGAGCTGGACGACCAGATCGCCCGCTCCGACCGCGCCGCCACCACGCTGCGGGACGCGCCCGAGGTCGAGGGCATCGACGACCCGGTGACCACCGCGTTGTTCGGCCAGGCCACCGCCCGCCTCGACGGCCTCGGCCAGCTGCGGGTCTCCGCGAACGACGCCTCCTTCGCCGCGCTGGCCGCGCTCGAGTCCTACGCCGGTGTCATCGACGCGCTGCTGGCCGTCTCCGACGAGTTCGGCGCCGACGTCACCGACAAGGGCCTCCAGGACCGGCACGACGCCCTCGCCGCGTTGTCCCACGCCAAGGAGTTCTCGGCCCAGCAGAACGCGTTCCTGCGCAACGCCGCGATCCGCGGCAGCTTCGAGCCCGCCGAGCTGTCCAGCATCAACAGCGCCGAGGCGAACCTGGTCTCCCAGATCGACGCCTTCAACAACGTGGCCACCTCGCAGGCCCGCCAGGACTACGCCAACACGATCACCGGTGAGCTGGTCTCCCGGCGCTTCCAGTACCAGCAGCTGGCGCTGCTGCGCGCGGAGGCGAAGATCAACGTGGCGATCGACCCCGGCGCGGTCGCCCAGTCCTCGGCGGCCACGCTGAACCTGATCAGCCAGGTGGAGAACCGCCTGCTCGGCGAGGCCGGTTCGTACACCGGTGACCTGGCGGGCAGCGAGCAGCGCACGCTGATCTTCGTCTCGGCCGGCATTCTCGCCGGGCTGCTGGTCGCGCTGACGCTGATGTTCGTGGTCGCCCGCTCGATGCTGGTCCCGCTGCGCAGCCTGCGCACGAACGCCCTCGAAGTGGCCGAACGGCATCTGCCCGAAGCGGTCGAGAGGATCATGTCGGAGTCGGATCCGAAGGCCGCCGCCGAGCGCGCGATCGATCCGGTCCCGGTGCACACCACCGAGGAGATCGGGCAGGTGGCCCGCGCCTTCGACGTGGTCAACGCCCAGGCCGTGCGGCTGGCCGCCGAGCAGGCGATGCTGCGCGAGAACGTCAACGGCATCTTCGTGAACCTGTCCCGCCGCTCGCAGCGGCTGGTGGAGCGCCAGCTGGGCGTGATCGACCGGCTCGAAGCCGACGAGCAGGACCCGGACCACCTCGCCAGCCTGTTCGAGCTGGACCACCTCGCCACCCGCCTCCGCCGCAACGGCGAGAGCCTGCTGGTGCTCTCCGGCGCCGGGCTGGCCAAGTCGGTGCCGCGGCCGGTGCCCGCCGCCGACGTGATCGGTGCCGCGGTCTCCGAGATCGAGCAGTACTCGCGCGTCGAGGTCGGCGTCATCCCGGACGTGGCCGTGCAGGGCCTGACCATTCACGACCTCGTGCACGTGCTGGCCGAGCTGCTGGACAACGCCGCCTACTTCTCCGAGCCGGAGACCAAGGTGACCGTGCGCGCGGTGATGACCCGCCGCCGCGCGCTGGCCATCCAGGTCACCGACAAGGGCGTCGGCATGTCCGAGGACCAGATCAACGAGGCGAACCGCCGCCTGGCGGACCCGCCCGACCTGGACGTGTCGGTGACCCGCCGGATGGGCCTGTACGTGGTCGCGCGGCTGGCCCAGCGCCACGGCATCGAGGTGCAGCTGCGCGAGAACGAGGACATCGACGGCGGCATCATCGCCAGGGTGGTGGTCCCGCCCCAGCTGCTGACCAGCATGCCGGTGACCGAGCGGCCGCGGTCGGAGTCCTCGATGCCGCAGATGGCGCCGATCGGGAACCCGCAGCCGCCGAGCGAGCTGGGCGTCGACTCGCTCACCTCGCCGATGACGCTGACCCCGCTGAACCAGCAGGCCCCGCCGGAGGCACCGGCCGAGATCAGCCGTCCGCAGGCTCCGGTGCCGTCCGCCGATTCCGGTCCCGGCACCGGCGGCCTGGTCGCCCTCGACCAGCCGATCAGCCTCGACGACCTGGTGCACGGTTCGTCCAGCGCGGCGGGCCCGTTCCTCAGCGATGCCCCGGAACCGCCGGCGAAGGACCCGGTGGACGACCAGGGCTTCCCGGTGGCCGAGTTCGACGAGAACGCCTTCCCCACCGTGACCACTCCCACTCCGCCCCCGTCGAGCAACGGCTCGAACGGGAGTGCCCCGGCCGGCGCCAACGGGCACGGCGACGAGCCGTTCCCGCTGGCCCTGCCCACCCGCGAACCCACCTTCGTGCCGCCGGTGGGCAGGCCCGAACCCGACGAATCGGCCGAGAGCGGCCGCAGCGCGCTCGAGGACGACGTGCCGACTCGCCGGTTGCCGATCTACCAGTCCGTGCTCTCCCGGTGGTTCAGTGAAGCCGAGGAGACCGAACCGGAAGAGACCGGCTGGCCCGCGGAGACACCGGAGGGGACCGCGGCCGCGCCGGAGGGGCGAGAGGGAGCGGGCGTGACCGACGGAGGATGGCAGAGCGCCTCGGACGAGGGCTGGCAGGCGGCGCAGTCGTTGCTGGAGGACAAGGCCGAGGGCGTCACCGAGGCCGGCCTGCCCAAGCGCGTGCCCAATGCCTACCTGGTTCCCGGATCGGTGACCGGGGAATCGACGGATCAGAGTGCTTTCACCGATAATTCCTCCCCGCAGCCGGAGGCGGCCCCGTCCATGACCAGGTCGGCTTCGGTGGCGCGAAGCCGTATGGTCAGTTTCCAGCGGGGTTACCAGAGCGGCAGGCATGCCGTCCAGGAGAATCCGGAGGCCGGTACCGCGGTGCCGGAAACGTTCGCGAACGCCGTAGAGGACGGCGTGGCGGGACGACCTACTGAACCAAGCGCGAAGGAGTGA
- a CDS encoding roadblock/LC7 domain-containing protein, whose translation MTRAGSVQPGGQAQPGKAVQQPGAGQQGSFAWLITDFVHRVPGAAHAVVVSADGLLLAASRGLPKDRADQLAAVASGLTSLARGAAKVFDGGAVAQTVVEMANGFMFLMSVSDGSCLAVLGAPDSDIGLVVYEMTLLVERVGQQMTPELRAQLQGAARR comes from the coding sequence GTGACACGGGCGGGGTCAGTGCAGCCGGGCGGGCAGGCGCAGCCGGGCAAGGCGGTGCAGCAGCCGGGAGCCGGTCAGCAGGGCAGTTTCGCTTGGCTCATCACCGATTTCGTGCACCGGGTACCCGGTGCCGCGCATGCGGTAGTGGTCTCGGCGGACGGGTTGCTGCTGGCGGCCTCACGAGGGCTGCCGAAGGACCGGGCCGACCAGCTCGCGGCGGTGGCCTCCGGGCTGACCAGCCTGGCGCGCGGCGCGGCGAAGGTGTTCGACGGTGGAGCCGTCGCGCAGACGGTGGTCGAGATGGCCAACGGGTTCATGTTCCTGATGTCGGTTTCGGACGGCTCGTGTCTGGCGGTGCTCGGCGCGCCGGACAGCGACATCGGGCTGGTCGTCTACGAGATGACCCTGCTGGTCGAACGGGTCGGCCAGCAGATGACCCCGGAACTGCGCGCTCAGCTGCAGGGCGCCGCCCGCCGCTAG
- a CDS encoding DUF742 domain-containing protein gives MDSGRSRGERRFDDDFSGARWPNESDNSNISDSRGGEVAGEDWKSFRDRIDREWRSRRGGDDVAPEPAAPDPSSWLNPSDQPVTRGPADFNVDDFRDRLLSGPVSELYGVGGGSLRDAAGGFTAFGGPEEPEPEQFIPSARPSTPPEEPVETSGLVRPYFRTGGRTKPTYDLAIEALISTSERGRLIDSVRVPEHRSICDLCLDTRSVAEIAAHLRLPLGVVRVLIGDVAGLGLVLVHSGSTVVGDRPSIEFMERVLSGLRRI, from the coding sequence GTGGACTCGGGGCGCTCGAGAGGCGAACGTCGGTTCGACGACGACTTCTCCGGTGCGCGTTGGCCGAATGAGTCGGACAACTCGAACATTTCGGACAGCCGTGGGGGCGAGGTCGCAGGTGAGGACTGGAAGAGTTTCCGGGACCGGATAGACCGCGAGTGGCGGTCCCGGCGAGGCGGTGACGACGTGGCACCGGAGCCGGCGGCGCCGGATCCGTCGTCGTGGCTGAACCCGTCGGACCAGCCGGTCACCCGCGGGCCGGCCGACTTCAACGTCGACGACTTCCGTGACCGCCTGCTCAGCGGGCCGGTCTCGGAGCTGTACGGCGTCGGCGGCGGCTCGCTGCGGGACGCGGCGGGCGGGTTCACCGCCTTCGGCGGACCGGAGGAGCCGGAACCGGAGCAGTTCATCCCGTCGGCGCGCCCGAGCACGCCGCCGGAGGAGCCGGTGGAGACCTCCGGCCTGGTCCGGCCGTACTTCCGGACCGGCGGGCGGACCAAGCCCACCTACGACCTGGCCATCGAGGCCTTGATCTCGACCAGTGAACGGGGCAGGCTGATCGATTCGGTACGGGTGCCGGAGCACCGGTCGATCTGCGACCTGTGCCTGGACACCCGGTCGGTCGCCGAGATCGCCGCGCATCTGCGGCTGCCCCTCGGTGTGGTGCGGGTGCTGATTGGTGATGTCGCCGGTCTCGGACTGGTTCTCGTGCACAGCGGGAGCACGGTCGTCGGGGACAGGCCGAGTATCGAGTTCATGGAAAGGGTGCTCAGTGGGCTTCGGAGAATTTAG
- a CDS encoding ATP/GTP-binding protein, whose translation MGFGEFSSDANTSAAAGPTSSAKIVVAGGFGSGKTTLVGAVSEIDPLTTEASMTEASSGVDDVSATPNKTTTTVAMDFGRITLDSDIVLYVFGTPGQHRFWFMWDDLALGAIGAVVLVDTRRLSDAFPSIDFFENRKLPYVVAINCFDRLLHHQIEDVRHALTISPSVPIMACDARERESAKQVLISVVQHAIQHDTALRAG comes from the coding sequence GTGGGCTTCGGAGAATTTAGCTCCGACGCGAACACGTCGGCGGCCGCGGGACCGACCTCGTCGGCGAAGATCGTGGTGGCGGGCGGGTTCGGGTCGGGAAAGACCACGCTGGTGGGTGCGGTCTCCGAGATCGACCCGCTGACCACCGAGGCGTCGATGACCGAGGCCAGTTCCGGGGTCGACGACGTCTCGGCGACGCCGAACAAAACGACGACCACGGTGGCCATGGACTTCGGCCGGATCACCCTGGACTCGGACATCGTGCTGTACGTGTTCGGCACGCCGGGCCAGCACCGGTTCTGGTTCATGTGGGACGACCTGGCACTGGGCGCGATCGGCGCGGTGGTGCTGGTGGACACCCGCAGGCTGTCGGACGCCTTCCCGTCGATCGACTTCTTCGAGAACCGGAAGCTGCCGTACGTGGTCGCCATCAACTGCTTCGACCGCCTGCTGCACCACCAGATCGAGGACGTCCGGCACGCGCTGACGATCTCGCCGTCGGTGCCCATCATGGCCTGCGACGCGCGGGAGCGGGAGTCGGCGAAGCAGGTGCTGATCTCGGTGGTCCAGCACGCCATCCAGCACGACACCGCGCTGCGGGCGGGCTGA
- a CDS encoding roadblock/LC7 domain-containing protein: protein MATTPSGGFGWLVTDFVRRVPGAAHAVVVSADGLLLASSDGLPVERAEQLSAVSSGLVSLTQGAARCFEAGVVNQTVVEMERGYLFLMSISDGSSLAVLAAPTSDIGTVAYEMTLLVDRVGQQLTPELRAQLQGGVRG from the coding sequence ATGGCTACCACCCCATCCGGTGGGTTCGGCTGGCTGGTCACCGACTTCGTGCGCAGGGTCCCCGGTGCCGCCCACGCGGTGGTGGTGTCGGCGGACGGCCTGCTGCTGGCCAGCTCGGACGGGTTGCCGGTGGAGCGGGCCGAGCAGCTGTCGGCGGTGTCGTCCGGGCTGGTCAGCCTGACCCAGGGGGCGGCGAGGTGCTTCGAGGCGGGTGTGGTCAACCAGACGGTGGTGGAGATGGAGCGGGGTTACCTGTTCCTGATGTCCATTTCGGACGGCTCCAGCCTGGCCGTGCTGGCCGCGCCGACCAGTGACATCGGGACGGTGGCGTACGAGATGACCCTGCTGGTGGACCGGGTCGGCCAGCAGCTGACCCCGGAGCTGCGCGCGCAGTTGCAAGGCGGGGTACGCGGCTGA
- a CDS encoding DUF742 domain-containing protein, producing MAPVRPAARPAAPVWPAGRASRSLVRPYARTGGRTHSAHDLALEALISTTDQGRGQTSSLPTEYRLICELCHDTHSIAEIAAYLRLPLGVVKVFVGDLADAGLVLIHQSSLIQGDPSAREFMERVLQGLREL from the coding sequence ATGGCCCCGGTTCGTCCGGCCGCCCGGCCCGCGGCCCCGGTGTGGCCCGCCGGTCGTGCCTCCCGCTCGCTCGTCCGCCCGTACGCCAGGACCGGCGGCCGCACGCACTCCGCGCACGACCTGGCGCTGGAAGCCCTGATCTCCACCACCGACCAGGGCCGCGGCCAGACGTCTTCCCTGCCGACCGAGTACCGCCTCATCTGCGAACTCTGCCACGACACGCACTCCATCGCGGAGATCGCCGCGTACCTGCGCCTGCCGCTGGGCGTGGTGAAGGTCTTCGTCGGCGACCTCGCCGACGCCGGGCTGGTCCTGATCCACCAGTCGAGCCTGATCCAGGGCGACCCGTCCGCCCGCGAGTTCATGGAACGAGTCCTGCAGGGCCTGCGCGAACTCTGA
- a CDS encoding helicase-associated domain-containing protein — protein sequence MPGTSLADWLRSRPDGTLVALLRTRRDLATPPPSNSTVLATRAGTPGSISRACEDLDTFTLAVLDALLLAGADTEAVTAAEVDELLGRSAKRGLERLRDRALAWGEDDAIRVPPTAREALGPFPAGLGSPSKALSETDLAAAVDEVTDAERALLQKLAAGPPIGNTRDAGAMVPLDEATTPVQKLLARGLLLRRDDTTVELPRELGILLRGGHAFSSAQLAEPELPTHPHQQSTVDEAAAGEAMEFLRHTERLITLWSEQPPPVLKSGGLGVRELRKLARELDVDDQRATLVAEVVVGAGLAGDDQSGTPEWVPTVLADSWLASEPAARWAMLAQAWLDLPRSPGLAGQRDAKDKPLAPLSEELRRPLAPAARRRVLTTLTELPSGTGVKSVEELVASLAWRAPRRGGRFRDENVRWTMAEATALGLVALGAVTTATGMLLEDDRSNATLAMAEALPDPVNHVLVQADLTVVAPGPLEADLATEITAVADIESAGHATVYRVTETSVRRALDTGRTAAELHSLFRERSVTPVPQSLTYLIDDVARRHGRLRGGVAGSFLRCDDEVLLAEVLGNPAAEQLDLRKIAPTVLISTFPLAEVLDGLRAAGFAPAAEGPDGRVVDLNRNRGRRIPARGRGARRVHAEPSAPDGDQVASIVANLRAGDRAAGTRRGTAVRAPGGGGADTSMTLALLSKATRERREVWIGFVDDRGTAAQRVVTPARVGGGMLESTDNQRYPLHRITSAALVED from the coding sequence ATGCCCGGAACCTCGTTGGCGGACTGGCTGCGCTCCAGACCGGATGGAACGCTGGTCGCGCTGTTGCGGACCCGGCGCGACCTGGCCACGCCACCGCCGTCCAACAGCACGGTGCTGGCCACCCGCGCCGGCACGCCGGGCTCGATCTCGCGCGCCTGCGAAGACCTGGACACCTTCACCCTCGCCGTGCTCGACGCTCTGCTGCTCGCCGGTGCCGACACCGAAGCGGTCACCGCCGCCGAGGTCGACGAACTGCTCGGCAGGTCCGCGAAGCGCGGGCTGGAGCGGCTGCGGGACCGCGCGCTCGCCTGGGGCGAGGACGACGCGATCCGCGTGCCACCGACGGCGCGGGAGGCGCTCGGACCGTTCCCCGCCGGGCTCGGCAGCCCGTCGAAGGCACTGTCCGAAACGGACCTGGCCGCCGCGGTCGACGAGGTGACCGACGCCGAGCGCGCACTGCTGCAGAAGCTCGCCGCCGGTCCGCCGATCGGCAACACCCGCGACGCCGGCGCGATGGTCCCGCTCGACGAGGCGACCACCCCGGTGCAGAAGCTGCTCGCGCGCGGGCTGCTGCTGCGCCGCGACGACACCACCGTCGAGCTGCCCCGCGAACTCGGCATCCTGCTGCGCGGCGGGCACGCGTTCAGCAGCGCGCAGCTGGCCGAGCCGGAGCTGCCGACCCACCCGCATCAGCAGTCCACAGTGGACGAGGCGGCGGCCGGGGAGGCGATGGAGTTCCTGCGGCACACCGAACGGCTGATCACGCTCTGGTCGGAGCAACCGCCGCCGGTGCTCAAGTCCGGCGGGCTCGGCGTGCGTGAACTGCGGAAGCTGGCGCGGGAGCTGGACGTGGACGACCAGCGCGCGACGCTGGTCGCCGAGGTCGTCGTCGGCGCCGGACTGGCCGGTGACGACCAGAGCGGCACCCCGGAGTGGGTGCCGACCGTGCTCGCCGACAGCTGGCTCGCCTCGGAACCGGCGGCGCGCTGGGCGATGCTGGCGCAGGCGTGGCTGGACCTGCCGCGCTCCCCCGGTCTCGCCGGGCAGCGCGACGCGAAGGACAAGCCGCTGGCCCCGCTGTCGGAGGAGCTGCGCCGCCCGCTCGCGCCCGCCGCGCGCCGCCGGGTGCTTACCACGCTCACCGAACTGCCGTCGGGCACCGGGGTGAAGAGCGTGGAGGAACTGGTCGCCTCGCTGGCCTGGCGGGCACCGCGGCGGGGTGGCCGGTTCCGCGACGAGAACGTGCGCTGGACCATGGCCGAGGCGACCGCGCTCGGCCTGGTCGCGCTCGGCGCGGTCACCACGGCCACCGGCATGCTGCTCGAGGACGACCGTTCCAACGCGACACTGGCGATGGCGGAGGCGTTGCCGGACCCGGTTAACCACGTGCTGGTGCAGGCGGACCTCACGGTGGTCGCGCCCGGTCCGCTGGAGGCCGACCTGGCCACCGAGATCACCGCGGTGGCCGACATCGAATCCGCCGGGCACGCCACCGTCTACCGGGTCACCGAGACCTCGGTGCGGCGCGCGCTGGACACCGGGCGCACCGCGGCGGAGTTGCACTCGCTGTTCCGCGAGCGGTCGGTGACGCCGGTGCCGCAGTCGCTGACCTACCTGATCGACGACGTGGCGCGGCGGCACGGGCGGCTGCGCGGCGGGGTGGCGGGCTCGTTCCTGCGCTGCGACGACGAGGTGCTGCTCGCCGAGGTGCTCGGCAATCCGGCGGCCGAGCAGCTGGACCTGCGCAAGATCGCGCCGACCGTGCTGATCAGCACGTTCCCGCTGGCCGAGGTGCTCGACGGCCTGCGCGCGGCGGGATTCGCCCCGGCCGCCGAGGGGCCGGACGGGCGGGTGGTCGATCTGAACCGCAACCGCGGCCGCCGCATCCCGGCCAGGGGACGGGGCGCGCGGCGCGTGCACGCCGAGCCGAGCGCTCCCGACGGCGACCAGGTCGCGTCGATCGTGGCGAACCTGCGCGCGGGCGACCGCGCGGCGGGCACCCGGCGCGGCACCGCGGTGCGCGCCCCCGGTGGCGGCGGTGCCGACACGTCGATGACGCTCGCGCTGCTCTCGAAGGCCACGCGCGAACGCCGCGAGGTGTGGATCGGCTTCGTCGACGACCGCGGCACGGCCGCGCAGCGCGTGGTCACCCCGGCGCGCGTGGGCGGCGGCATGCTGGAAAGCACCGACAACCAGCGGTATCCCTTGCACCGCATCACTTCCGCCGCCCTCGTCGAGGACTGA
- a CDS encoding NAD-dependent malic enzyme — MPVPGPGYSITVRVEAPSSASAAGDLTSAVGRVGGVLTAFDVVESHPTSIVVDISANVLSANHAQDITEALDALPGVRVRKFSDRTFLIHLGGKIEVTPKVALRNRDDLSRAYTPGVARVCQAIAANPEDARRLTIKRNTVAVVTDGSAVLGLGNIGPAAALPVMEGKAALFKKFADVDAWPVCLDTQDTEEIISIVKALAPVYAGINLEDIAAPRCFEIEARLRELLDIPVFHDDQHGTAIVVVAALRNALRVVGKRIEDCKIVVSGTGAAGSAIIRLLLRKKPADIVAADIDGIVHSARGNLDDNLTQIAEATNKDNVSGTLHDALVGADVFIGVSAPNLFGAEQVATMNSDAVVFALANPDPEIDPLEAQRHAAVVATGRSDYPNQINNVLAFPGVFRGLLDAHARHIDDEMLLAAADAIADVVDGERLNASFIVPSVFDSAVAPAVAEAVKNAVRN, encoded by the coding sequence ATGCCGGTTCCCGGTCCCGGATATTCGATCACCGTCCGTGTCGAGGCGCCCTCCTCGGCGAGCGCGGCGGGTGACCTGACCAGCGCGGTCGGCCGCGTCGGCGGGGTGCTCACCGCGTTCGACGTGGTCGAGTCGCACCCCACCTCGATCGTGGTGGACATCAGCGCCAACGTGCTGTCGGCCAACCACGCCCAGGACATCACCGAGGCGCTCGACGCGCTGCCGGGCGTCCGGGTGCGGAAGTTCTCCGACCGCACCTTCCTGATCCACCTCGGCGGCAAGATCGAGGTCACGCCCAAGGTCGCGCTCCGCAACCGTGACGACCTCTCGCGCGCCTACACCCCGGGCGTGGCCCGCGTCTGCCAGGCGATCGCGGCCAATCCCGAGGACGCGCGGCGCCTGACCATCAAGCGCAACACCGTCGCCGTGGTCACCGACGGCTCGGCCGTGCTGGGCCTCGGCAACATCGGCCCGGCCGCCGCGCTGCCGGTGATGGAGGGCAAGGCGGCGCTGTTCAAGAAGTTCGCCGACGTCGACGCCTGGCCGGTCTGCCTGGACACCCAGGACACCGAGGAGATCATCAGCATCGTCAAGGCGCTGGCCCCGGTCTACGCGGGCATCAACCTGGAGGACATCGCCGCGCCGCGCTGCTTCGAGATCGAGGCGCGGCTGCGCGAGCTGCTGGACATCCCCGTCTTCCACGACGACCAGCACGGCACCGCGATCGTGGTGGTCGCCGCGCTGCGCAACGCGCTGCGCGTGGTCGGCAAGCGCATCGAGGACTGCAAGATCGTGGTCAGCGGGACCGGCGCGGCCGGTTCGGCGATCATCCGGCTGCTGCTGCGCAAGAAGCCTGCCGACATCGTGGCCGCCGACATCGACGGCATCGTGCACTCGGCGCGCGGCAACCTCGACGACAACCTGACCCAGATCGCCGAGGCCACGAACAAGGACAACGTCTCCGGCACCCTGCACGACGCGCTGGTCGGCGCGGACGTGTTCATCGGGGTGTCCGCGCCGAACCTGTTCGGGGCGGAGCAGGTCGCCACGATGAACTCCGACGCGGTGGTGTTCGCGCTGGCCAACCCGGACCCGGAGATCGACCCGCTGGAGGCCCAGCGGCACGCCGCGGTGGTCGCCACCGGCCGCAGCGACTACCCGAACCAGATCAACAACGTGCTCGCCTTCCCCGGCGTCTTCCGCGGGCTGCTCGACGCGCACGCCCGGCACATCGACGACGAGATGCTGCTGGCCGCCGCCGACGCGATCGCCGACGTGGTGGACGGCGAGCGGCTCAACGCCTCGTTCATCGTGCCCAGCGTGTTCGACTCGGCGGTGGCGCCGGCGGTCGCCGAAGCGGTGAAGAACGCCGTGCGGAACTAG
- the moaC gene encoding cyclic pyranopterin monophosphate synthase MoaC — translation MSELTHVDAAGAARMVDVSAKDSTVRIAYASGVVRTTAEVVGLLSSNGLPKGDALATARIAGIMGAKRTPELIPLCHQLALSGVEVEFTLGEADIRILATVRTKDRTGVEMEALTAVAVAGLTVHDMIKAVDPAASLDEVRLDRKEGGKTGLWERPTATGDDR, via the coding sequence GTGAGCGAACTTACGCACGTCGACGCGGCGGGCGCGGCTCGCATGGTCGACGTCTCCGCGAAGGATTCGACGGTCCGGATCGCCTACGCCAGCGGCGTGGTGCGCACCACCGCGGAGGTGGTCGGGCTGCTGTCGTCGAACGGCCTGCCCAAGGGTGACGCGCTGGCCACCGCGCGGATCGCCGGCATCATGGGCGCCAAGCGGACGCCGGAGCTGATCCCGCTGTGCCACCAGCTGGCGCTGTCCGGGGTCGAGGTCGAGTTCACCCTCGGCGAGGCGGATATCCGGATCCTGGCCACGGTGCGGACCAAGGACCGCACCGGGGTGGAGATGGAAGCGCTGACCGCGGTCGCGGTGGCCGGGCTGACCGTGCACGACATGATCAAGGCGGTGGATCCGGCGGCCTCGCTCGACGAGGTGCGGTTGGATCGCAAGGAGGGCGGCAAGACCGGCCTCTGGGAGCGTCCGACTGCGACGGGAGACGACCGGTGA
- a CDS encoding molybdenum cofactor biosynthesis protein MoaE yields the protein MKRAARVIVASNRAAAGVYPDRTGPVIADWLAQRDYEVPDPIVVEDGEPVARALRACVAEDVHVVITTGGTGISPTDRTPEATTSVLDYQLPGVADAVRAAGLPAVPTAVLSRGVAGVAGRTLVVNLPGSRGGVKDGLGVLEGVLDHAVEQLHGGDHVPAAPVAGARIALAAVTDAPISVDEHAALVGDDAAGAVVTFSGVVRDHDGGKGVRGLVYEGHPSAGDVLARVVSELAARFEGVRAVAVSHRIGTLAIGDVALACAVAADHRREAFLACSDLVDEVKARLPVWKHQTFTDGTDEWVNSP from the coding sequence GTGAAGCGTGCGGCGAGGGTGATCGTGGCCTCCAACCGGGCCGCCGCCGGGGTGTACCCGGACCGGACCGGCCCGGTGATCGCGGACTGGCTGGCCCAGCGCGACTACGAGGTGCCGGACCCGATCGTGGTCGAGGACGGGGAGCCGGTGGCGCGGGCGCTGCGGGCGTGCGTCGCCGAGGACGTGCACGTGGTGATCACCACCGGCGGCACCGGCATCTCGCCGACCGACCGCACGCCCGAGGCGACCACCTCGGTGCTCGACTACCAGCTGCCCGGCGTCGCGGACGCGGTGCGGGCGGCCGGGCTGCCCGCGGTGCCGACCGCGGTGCTTTCGCGCGGTGTCGCCGGCGTGGCCGGGCGGACGCTGGTGGTGAACCTGCCGGGCTCGCGGGGCGGGGTGAAGGACGGTCTCGGCGTGCTGGAAGGCGTGCTGGACCACGCGGTGGAGCAGCTGCACGGGGGCGACCACGTGCCGGCCGCGCCGGTGGCCGGGGCACGCATCGCGCTGGCCGCGGTGACGGACGCGCCGATCTCGGTCGACGAGCACGCCGCGCTGGTCGGCGACGACGCGGCGGGTGCCGTGGTGACCTTCTCCGGGGTGGTCCGCGACCACGACGGCGGCAAGGGCGTGCGGGGTCTGGTCTACGAGGGGCACCCGAGCGCCGGCGACGTGCTGGCGCGGGTGGTCTCGGAGCTGGCCGCGCGCTTCGAGGGCGTGCGGGCGGTGGCGGTGAGCCACCGGATCGGCACGCTCGCCATCGGGGACGTGGCGCTGGCCTGCGCCGTCGCCGCCGACCACCGGCGGGAGGCCTTCCTGGCCTGCTCGGATCTGGTGGACGAGGTCAAGGCGCGGCTGCCGGTGTGGAAGCACCAGACCTTCACCGACGGCACCGACGAATGGGTCAACTCCCCCTGA